CTTGGTGTGAAACTGAGTGGATATCGTCCTGAGAAAAGCCTTAAGGATGGTAAAAGACTTGTTTTTGGCTCCTAATAAGTGTGTCCAGGTGGCTCTAGTGTGGTCATCAACAATTGTAAGAAAATATCTGGACCCATCATAAGTGGAAGTGTTATATGGACCCCAGGTATCAATCAACTATAAGGCGAAAAGGTGCGATGCTGTTAATAGAGCTATCGGGGAAAAGACAACCTAGGCCCCATTTGGCTAGAGGACAAATGGGACAGTCAAAGGACTGCTTAGGAGGGAACTGGGATCTAATGGGTGAAATAGATTTCATTTTAGAGAAAGGTAAATGACCAAGTCTATAATGCCAAACAACATCAGTCTTATTCATATTTACATTGGTAATTACATCAGTAGCATGAGAATCAGTACAAACATTTGCATGCATACTAGGAACATTAAGAACAGAACCAGGAATTGTAGAAAGACTGtcttcaaaaaaagaaaaagatgaagtatttacagaggaagacTCATATGAAAATGCAGCAGGAAGATGGCATAGCTTGTACAAGCCACTATCAGCCCTACCAAGTACCACTGGCTTCTTCAGAGAAGGGCTCTGTAAAGTACATGCAGTATTGGTAAAGTTAACAGAATGACCAGGTTTGACAACAAGTCTATACACAGATATAAGGTTGTGCTTGAAACTAGGAATGTAGAGGACATTATGAAGCACAAGGTCAGGAAACAGAGTTAAGGATCCAACATTTGTAACCTTAACTTTGTATCCATTTGGAAGGGACACTAAGTATGGCACATGTAGAGTTTGTAGGTTAAAAAGCAAAGATTTATCAGATGTCATGTGATCAGAGGCACCAGAATCTATGATCCATATAGTATTTTCTATCTTGGTAAGTAAACAAGTTCTGAACCTATCCTTATCAGGCAGCAACTTACCAGCAAAATTTAGGATCCTAGGAAATTGGAAGGTGAAGAATTTGAGATGTGAGTCTGTTGCCGGCGAGGACGATGGATTTTAGAATGTTGTTCACAGGGTGAGACCGGGCAATACGAGGCACAGAGTCGATCCTCCAAGATCCGTGAGAACAACTAGATCCCCCAGAATTATCATGAAAGGTGCCAAGTTCAACATGAGCAGCTGACTTTCTAGGACCATTGGTCTTAGTGAATTTGAAATTAGGAGGGAAACCAGGCCTATGGCAAGACATCAATACTATGTCCAGGCCTCTTGCAGTACTTGCATATGAGAGAGGATTTCTGAGAGTCAAAGTTTACTTTGGAAGGGAAATGTGGCCTAGATGGTCCAGGGTAAGAGGATGATGAACCAGGGTAATTTGTAAAGGTAGATGCACCAGCATGGAAAGAAGCAGAACCTGATGAAAACTGAGAAGTACTAGATATATGTCTCTGCTTCTCATCAGCCAAGAGGATGCTGTATACAGTACTTACAGTTGGAAGAGGTTTCATCATTAGTATGTTGCTCCTAACTTGAATGTATGTGTCATTAAGACCCATGAGGAATTGGTAAACCTTTTGTTCATCATCACTCTTCTTGCTTCCCCCACAAGAACAATGACTGATGGAAATAGAACCAATCTCATCCCATAGCTGTTTGATTTTATTGAAGTAGGATGCTATGTCTAAAGGACCCTGGGAAATGCGGGATAATTCCTTCTTAAGTTCAAAAACTCTACCCCCGTACGCGACCATAGTTTCCTCAGTTCACCCCAAATATCTTTAGCCAATTACGAGTATTCTACAACGGGCTATGTCCTTCTGAAGAGAATTTATTAGCCACGAGACCACTAAGTCATTGCAACGTTGCCACTGGCTTGCCAAGGGTGAAGTCTCAGGTGGTCTATCAGAGATATTCTTGATAAAGTCAAGCTTATTGCGCACAGACAAGGCAACTAAGATGGTTCTTCACCAACTACTATACCCATTGCCATCGAAGGGAACTGGTACTAAAGATGAACCTAACACATCAGAGGGGTGAACATATAGGGGATGATAGGGATGCGTATAATCATCGGGGTGAAAGGAAGTACGAGAAACAGGTGTAGAATCAGATAAAGGCACGGAGGAAACCCCGCTGGTAGCAAGAGGCTCGGTGCCGTTTGTCATGATAGTCAAAACAAGGAATCAACAAATTGCACACCGCAGATATCTAAAAACCAACAACTATCCACGAATCGAAAGCTATTCACCAATCAAGTAATCAGTAGCAAGACAAACAAAGTGTGAGTCGAGAAATTTACCGATTGTAAGCTGAACCAAACGAAAACCTAACCTCGAGAACAGATTCGAAATACGAAACCACCGATCGAGGGGCAACGCACCAATACTAACTCTCAAATTTGGAGATTTGACCGATTTTGAGCAGGAACAATCTCAAAATTTGCGGAAAATAACCAAACAGAATCCAAAATTACCAAACTTTCACagaaaaaatcacaaaaaaatgaTCGAGGGTAATATCGGACCACTTGTAATCACTAGATCTATCAAGatctaggctctgataccatgttaacaGACGAATTTTGACTTGAAATTGataaagaaatgaaaataatgagatgaatgtagagagagaatttTCACTTCATtgattggaaaaagaaaaatatctgGAATGTTCCGTCTGTCTTTACAAATGATATGGACCGTGTATTTATTTTGACCCGGAAAACTTACTCAGTCCAACTAACAAAGACTGACCCAATAAGTATATACAATGATAAATATAATACAAGTCAGCCCAGAATGACTAGGCCCAAATATCTAATGTGTAATTGAATTCTAACAATATCTAACTATGTGATTGAACTCTAACAACAATCTCATGATGAAACATTTCTATGATTCTACCTCTTAGTAATATTTCCTTTGGATCTCCAATTTTAATCCTGCCACAACaactattaattttttttctttcctatcCATATGTTGTGACAGTTGAAATGGACGTTGTCTGGTAATAGTTTGTTAGCTTAATGGACAAGGGTAACATTTGTTGTCTGGAGCACGTGTTAACAGTATACACAACATTGAAAGAAACCAGAAAATTGTTTCTAACATGGAAAAACAAAATGACAGTTGAATTTGAATCAGAAGAAAAATTGGCACTGTAATTACCAATTACATATTAATGTCTTCATGGCTTTGAAATTTCAATAGATTTGGACCAAAGGATTTATTGCTGACTTTGCTGGATCAAAGAAAAGTCATATTAAATTGATTTGGGTGATAAGATTTGACTCGGTTTGAAGATATAGAAACTTCACCGAGTAAATATCTGGGAAAAGTATGCTTTATgtctattttttgaaaatatttatgtCACGTAACCCATactttgtgtataaacacccgattagctcatatttgtgtataaacacctttatacactattatacacaGAGTCAAATCCAAGATTTCAAGAGGATGGGTGCACCATTACTTAAAATTTATAGTGAAAAGGGAAACACctttaaatattataaaagaaaagaagaagcaatAGTCAAGTTCAACCCCGAGACCTTAAGGAAGTAATCCCAACACTTAAACACTGCTCCACTCAATCTCTTTTGACCATGGGTTTCTTCAgataataatacatatattttaagaattatacacataatatatcgagtttTGTCGGATAATCATGAGTTCACATGAcccatatttttatacataaaaccGCCCTGattatacactttatacaaggttgatacattatgtataatgttgtatacaTTTTATGTTGGACTACGTggcataaatatttttaaaagctgtatattttagaaaatatctCTTCTTTGTAATTACAAGTGTAGGactattttaaaagtaaaaattaagtAGATTGCTAACAGCTAACCTATGCAAGCAAAACCAATAAATAGGTAACAATGTGCATGCCTTTAATCCATCCTCACATTCACAACCCCTGactcattacagactcaatcaATGAGCAATGAAGctctatttatgtttatatcTTTAGGGATGAATACTtatctttcttatttttaattCCAGAGTATTTAGTACTGATTAACCAAAGCAAATAAGAGCAATACAACACAGAAAATAGCCTCTTTGCCATGCTTTTAAAAAgccaaaagtgtttattttctaaaaaggtACCTATTTATAAAGTTGAGGTATTAATTCAagcttttaggaaaaaaaataagtacttttgaagCTGCATAAAGTAACTTTTCCATAGAAACTTAAAACCTTAACCAAACACAAATTGATATTCTAATATTATCAATAGCTATGTTGCTTCGGCTTTCCAAAAATGTTGTCGCACCGGTGTCGAATTCTCCAAAAAATGCACTTCTTTTAGAGAATCTCACACGCACCTATCGATATTTTTTAAGAGTTCAAGCGGCTTAGGTCAAAAAGATTGTTCAAATTGATAAGTCAAACAAAAACTGTTATTTCCAAAATACTTTTTCAAAACACACTTCTAATAAAAAGTACATCTAAAAAATaaacagattttgaaaatttgatcaaACAGACCGGGAGTCTTAAGTCTTAGTAACAGACCGGGAGTCTTAAGTCTTAGTTACAGCTTCCATAAATTCTTGATCATTCTCCATTGCTTGTAAAATCTCTGGCAAAATGCAAACTTCAATATCCACACTCCCTTCTTCTATACCAGGAAATAAAGTAATCTTCCCATCACTTTTATTTCCCATCCCACTCCTCACTGCAACTGGTTTTCCCCAACCAAAATCAGTACCATAAATATTATATCTTGGTGAACTGCTAATTCTTAATTTACTCCCCACAAATACTGAGTTCTTAGTGAATAAAATTGGATTTTCAACCCACCCTTTGTACATTTTCACCACTTCGTCAGAGTTTTGTGAGATAACTGTCTTGTTCATTTGCATTGCAGCCCATCCTAGTCCATTTTCTAGTAGCTCTTCTGCAGTTGTCTTGACTTGCTTGGCATGAATTGCATTTCCAAAATAGCCTTCTGGAAGAGGAGGATTTAGCCTTGATCTCGCACCTATTGAAAACAAAATTAAGTATTCCTTCTGTCTCAATTGATACgatactattttctttttagtcaaaggcgaattcaaaatttaaagtttatgaattcttacaatgactttaaatttcaaaaggCTTCATTTCCTTTTAAAGCTTTTGTGTCTGAAATCGGTGGTGCTAATATAAATTAGGACGGGGAGAGAGATTACTACCTCTACCTAATTTATGTGAaacgtttgactagacacgaaatttagaatgaaaggaagacttttaaaatttatgatctaAAATAAGACATACAAAAACATAATTAAACATTAAAAAATACACTCACCTATGATAAGGTTAATGATGACTTCTTCCTTAGCATCAAGATTACGACAACGAGTAACAGAGCGCCATAGATGAGCCAAGTAAGCTTGTAAAGAAGAAATCGATTTAACACCCATTTCATAATTTGCTTTTGCTTTGAGTTTAGCTATACTTTCTTTACTAAGATGAAAAATCCTCTCCATCAAAGTTGGAACttcaaatacttcaaacaatttTTCATCATCTAGCTTTAAGGGAAGATGAATTGGAAGATTCATTTTCTCGGGAAAATAACGTTGTAAAACTGGGAACTTGGAAATAACTTCGTACCCACGAGATATTTCAGaccaagaattcaagaaatgcCAAAAACAAGTACCATCTGCTAAGCTATGACTCATACTGCACCCGATAAAGTAACCATCAACTAGCTCAGTTACTTGTACACCAAATAAAGGCTTAGTAACACATTCGAAATTACGAACCTTATTGAGTGGAAAAAGATGGTGAACAATAAGTGGTACGTGTGTAGAATCAAGAATTGTAGAAACAGTTAATTTTGGACTAACTGCGTGGGTGAATTCCACGCCAGCGTTGTTACAATTGATGAAGAAAGAAACTGTATCGTTGGCGTTTTTAACGGTGGAGAAACGGCCAGATAATGGAGGAAAAAAGTGTAAAGTGCTAGaaagtgatttttttaaatgttcaatgaatgatgatttgggaataatttcttcttttggtttgCAGAAAAGGAGACCTTTTTGGATAGTGTCATGAAGGAGGAATCGTAAATCCCATGGTGTCATATCAATTTTAGAAACTTTTGGGGTGTTTTTGTCAAAGATTGATTCATTTGATGTTGCTTCAACTAAACATGTGGAGATGATTTGAACTTCTTCCATCTCTAAGGAAAGGTCATGAGGAAGAAGGAGAAGGGGTTTTGGATGGGTGGAGAAGACATTTTGTGATTGGGTTATATACTTCGATTTTAGTGGGGTAACCACGACCAATGAAAAGGCTTATTGAAGAAAACTTTACACGTATAAGTGTATACGGTGAAAACCGAATGTATGCAAGATCGGTGAGATCGGGGACCGGGGATAAAAAGAGATGACGTTAGTCACGAGTCTTCCTTCTGATTTGGTGGAATTGCACCGCTATACTGTTCTAAGAAAAGTGAAACAAATCTGTTTAGTCCGGTATACCCGGACCAAACTCCGCATCACAGCTAGTCCGGTTTCAGCATGACcaagttgatcgtggccgttagtccggtttcagtatgaccgaattgatcgtggccgttagtccgatTTCAGCATGACcaagttgatcgtggccgttagtccggttaatCAGTTACAAAATTGTCACGCGTCAACATCGTTCTGTCACATTGTATCGACAACCGTACGGGTTTCAGACCGTAcggcccaaccttatccttttagggttttctttattctaaaaaggttttatgttgtatgcaaagctcataaggcaaaactataaataggaggcattTCCCTACTTTTGAAGGTTAGTTTTTTGAGTTCTAGAGCATTGTAATAGCAAAGCAAAATATCTTTTCTCTTTGTCCCGAATCAGTGGAATATTGTTGTCTTTAGCTTAATCTTCTAATACCATTAACTTAATCATATATAACAACGTATTTATTCAAGTTATTaacgcatatatacataccattgCACACGagtccatatatatattccatataaaccaaaaatagattaaagtttatccacatatcctatacctcacttacaaattcaattgattaccaaaattcggggtaaacaataAGCTGTTTTTGATTGATTATTTGTATGTTCAATGCATAGGTGGGTGAAGAAATTTTATAATATGGGTGCACCATTAaacgaaggaaaaaaaagaaagtattgAATGGGAATTGATGCTTGCTCCTCAAGGTGAATAACTTAGCATTCAATTAAGTGCAGCATGAGTACCAACCGATTATATTAGATTAGTTTTagaaaatatgtacataaaatactAACTAGTTTGGTGGATAGATCATGGGTTCACGTGCTACATATATTAGGCTACAAAACCATCCTGGTTCAATGTAGCAGTGGATATACAGTGACATGCACACAACATACAAAATACATagacaaaatatatacaatatacaacaatataattGTATGTTTTTTGAGTGCCAATTGCATGGTTTTAcaaattgtatatattttgtgaaaaaGTCAAATTTGCCCTTCTACTCTCTTTTATTAGTTAACTTTGTCTTCCATTTCATTATAGGGCCAATCAAACCCCTGAGTTATTAAACTTCACACATCTACCCCTAGTTGGATGAAATCTCCCAAATCAACTAAAATCCCaagattttaattaaaattaccCGATTTATCTCGGTCCCTCTTTTACCCCGACCCCATTTTCTTTCTcgtttccattttttttcccttttactGTCTCTCTTGAAGCTGTCGACCATTGCCGGAAATTTTCATGGTCAGTGGCTATGGAGgtttttcaatttcaactttaatctTCAAACCAAAGTAAGGATTCAACATGCTAATGTTTAATGTTTggttcaataaataaaaaaaccaaCTGAATTGAATCACTAAATAAACAAACAAGAAATTTTCAATTTGTAGTTCACAATAATCAACAGAGCTAACAGGGATAACTGAGGTAAGGATTGATCTCACAATTGAGCTAGTTATCACTCCCTAATCAAGATTTTAACACCCAAATTCATGGGATTTCACAGATTTATATTAAATCGACCAAGAACATCCTACTATTAGTTTTCAAGATTTGAATCTATTGAGATTGAGAAATTGTGATTCGGGATTACTCGAAAAATACGTGAAGCAGCAGTTGAGCTTGTAgcttaagtaggcgtttggactttggccatgaaaaccaaatatttttcactttattgaaattttggagttggaattgtgcttggttatagtttttacaaagaatatttgattgtttgaatgtattgaaagtggaaaaagtgaaaacaaggttttagatgttttttaaatttcaaatccaACTTCAAGTTGCATTTGAAATTTTCTTGCCCAAacgttgattttcaaataaagtgaaataacttttcgaaaaaaagtaaaaaattctaAAGTGAGTTAAGACTTACTCTTTTGATAGGGAATTTCGTTAAAATCCACATCTCTATGTATTTGATGAAAACACTAAGTTATGTTTCTTATTGTTGCTCCAAAACatggtgccgtttggccataaaaattattcacttttttccggaattttttttcactttttttaaaatcacatttggtgaaaatttcaaaatacaacttgaaattgtattagaataccaaaaactcaaaaaacttattttttcacttttttacaattacatttcaccaaaaactacaatttcaaaaactatggccaaacacaactccaactccaaaattccaaaaaaaaagtaaatttttttttggtatttatgaccAAACGGCACCAAGGAAAAATGAGCCAATTTTGTCCTTattctcttaaatttttttttttttttttttttttttggaagtgTGAGTTGAAAGTATAAGAAATGGAATaacaacacaagaaaataagt
This portion of the Lycium ferocissimum isolate CSIRO_LF1 chromosome 1, AGI_CSIRO_Lferr_CH_V1, whole genome shotgun sequence genome encodes:
- the LOC132030673 gene encoding protein ENHANCED PSEUDOMONAS SUSCEPTIBILITY 1-like isoform X1; its protein translation is MEEVQIISTCLVEATSNESIFDKNTPKVSKIDMTPWDLRFLLHDTIQKGLLFCKPKEEIIPKSSFIEHLKKSLSSTLHFFPPLSGRFSTVKNANDTVSFFINCNNAGVEFTHAVSPKLTVSTILDSTHVPLIVHHLFPLNKVRNFECVTKPLFGVQVTELVDGYFIGCSMSHSLADGTCFWHFLNSWSEISRGYEVISKFPVLQRYFPEKMNLPIHLPLKLDDEKLFEVFEVPTLMERIFHLSKESIAKLKAKANYEMGVKSISSLQAYLAHLWRSVTRCRNLDAKEEVIINLIIGARSRLNPPLPEGYFGNAIHAKQVKTTAEELLENGLGWAAMQMNKTVISQNSDEVVKMYKGWVENPILFTKNSVFVGSKLRISSSPRYNIYGTDFGWGKPVAVRSGMGNKSDGKITLFPGIEEGSVDIEVCILPEILQAMENDQEFMEAVTKT
- the LOC132030673 gene encoding protein ENHANCED PSEUDOMONAS SUSCEPTIBILITY 1-like isoform X2 — encoded protein: MEEVQIISTCLVEATSNESIFDKNTPKVSKIDMTPWDLRFLLHDTIQKGLLFCKPKEEIIPKSSFIEHLKKSLSSTLHFFPPLSGRFSTVKNANDTVSFFINCNNAGVEFTHAVSPKLTVSTILDSTHVPLIVHHLFPLNKVRNFECVTKPLFGVQVTELVDGYFIGCSMSHSLADGTCFWHFLNSWSEISRGYEVISKFPVLQRYFPEKMNLPIHLPLKLDDEKLFEVFEVPTLMERIFHLSKESIAKLKAKANYEMGVKSISSLQAYLAHLWRSVTRCRNLDAKEEVIINLIIGARSRLNPPLPEGYFGNAIHAKQVKTTAEELLENGLGWAAMQMNKTVISQNSDEVVKMYKGCSEEWDGK